From one Stieleria sp. JC731 genomic stretch:
- a CDS encoding glycoside hydrolase family 32 protein, with protein sequence MRRSLAVLALIVPACCDSAVASAADDLTVADFESKTYSPWSVTGNAFGAGPARGTLPGQMSVDGYQGEGLVNSFFEGDKTTGTLVSPPFRIERDYIGFLIGGGKDPERLALQLMIDGEIVRTATGLNDQAGGSESLEQDSWDVKEFKGSQASIRIVDQATGGWGHINVDYIVQTDERPAGPIRNAERSLIADAQFLNFPIKNGAPKRTVTLLVDGKVAVVNTMELADGQVDWWAPMDVRQWADKELTVRVDQLPESSHALSHLDVLDERKRSDNLYQEPKRGQFHFSPARGWNNDPNGMVYYNGEYHLFFQHNPYGWGWGNMHWGHAVSRDMVHWTELRDELLPDQMGPMFSGSAVVDWNNTSGFGKNGKPPLVLFYTAAGSPTIQGLAYSNDGRNFTKYDGNPIIDEVTAGNRDPKVIWHEPSQHWVMVLYVELEGKHTVHFYTSKNLRDWELASISEGDSPGGRYLFECPDFFELAIDGDPANKKWVLTAADSVYAIGTFDGKRFTPEHERLPGHRGRGFYAAQTFSDIPEKDGRRIQIGWWQTETRGMPFNQSMTIPLELRLVSTDDGPRMTFTPVQELDQLRQETHDLGSFTISEGDANPIDDIRSDLIELQVEFDPGDASEVIFNIRDVMVVYDPKNQELRVDDRTVPAPMRGGKQKLTIYCDRTGVEVFASDGLCYVPLPFNMDATNNRLHFEVRGGQVDVQSLRVHELRSAWPAK encoded by the coding sequence TTGCGACGCAGCTTGGCGGTCTTGGCATTGATCGTTCCGGCTTGCTGCGATTCCGCTGTCGCTTCGGCAGCTGATGACTTGACCGTCGCCGACTTCGAATCGAAAACCTATTCGCCATGGTCTGTCACGGGCAACGCTTTTGGTGCAGGCCCTGCCCGCGGAACGCTGCCAGGGCAAATGAGTGTCGACGGGTACCAAGGTGAAGGCTTGGTCAATAGTTTTTTTGAAGGTGATAAGACCACCGGTACTTTGGTGTCACCGCCTTTTAGAATCGAGCGTGATTACATCGGATTCTTAATCGGTGGTGGAAAAGACCCCGAGCGATTGGCGTTGCAGTTGATGATCGATGGCGAGATCGTACGAACGGCGACAGGGTTGAATGATCAAGCAGGAGGAAGTGAATCGCTTGAACAAGACTCTTGGGACGTGAAAGAGTTTAAAGGGAGTCAAGCATCAATCCGCATTGTTGATCAAGCCACCGGAGGTTGGGGGCACATCAACGTCGATTATATTGTGCAAACTGATGAGCGACCTGCGGGACCGATTCGCAATGCCGAGCGTAGCCTGATTGCCGATGCACAATTCTTGAATTTTCCAATCAAGAATGGCGCACCGAAGCGAACCGTCACACTTTTAGTCGACGGTAAGGTCGCCGTGGTCAACACCATGGAACTTGCAGACGGGCAGGTCGATTGGTGGGCACCGATGGATGTTCGTCAGTGGGCTGACAAAGAGTTGACGGTTCGTGTTGATCAGTTGCCTGAGTCATCGCATGCACTTTCACATCTTGACGTTTTGGATGAACGCAAACGGAGCGATAACCTCTATCAAGAACCCAAACGTGGTCAGTTCCACTTTTCACCCGCACGCGGTTGGAACAATGATCCCAACGGGATGGTTTACTATAACGGTGAATACCATCTGTTCTTCCAACACAATCCGTATGGCTGGGGTTGGGGGAATATGCACTGGGGGCATGCGGTCAGCCGTGACATGGTCCACTGGACTGAACTTCGGGACGAATTGCTACCCGATCAGATGGGGCCGATGTTCAGCGGCAGCGCTGTTGTTGATTGGAACAATACCAGCGGCTTCGGAAAAAATGGCAAGCCACCACTCGTGTTGTTCTATACCGCAGCAGGCAGTCCAACCATTCAAGGGCTTGCGTACAGCAATGACGGTCGCAACTTCACTAAATACGATGGCAACCCGATCATCGACGAGGTGACCGCAGGCAATCGTGATCCAAAAGTCATCTGGCATGAACCAAGCCAACACTGGGTGATGGTGCTGTACGTTGAGTTGGAAGGCAAACATACCGTCCACTTTTATACATCCAAGAACCTGCGTGATTGGGAATTGGCCAGTATCAGTGAAGGAGACTCCCCCGGTGGTCGCTATCTATTTGAGTGTCCTGATTTCTTTGAACTAGCGATCGATGGTGATCCTGCGAATAAGAAATGGGTTCTAACCGCCGCTGACAGCGTCTACGCGATCGGTACGTTCGATGGAAAACGCTTCACCCCAGAACATGAACGTTTGCCCGGTCATCGAGGCCGTGGCTTCTACGCGGCACAGACGTTTAGCGATATCCCGGAGAAAGATGGCCGGCGGATTCAAATCGGATGGTGGCAAACCGAAACGCGAGGGATGCCATTCAACCAAAGCATGACCATTCCGTTGGAACTGCGTCTGGTTTCGACAGACGATGGCCCACGAATGACGTTCACGCCGGTACAGGAATTGGACCAACTAAGGCAGGAGACACATGATCTGGGATCATTCACGATTTCTGAAGGCGATGCCAATCCGATCGACGATATTCGAAGTGACCTGATTGAGCTGCAGGTTGAGTTTGATCCCGGAGATGCCAGCGAAGTGATTTTCAATATTCGCGATGTGATGGTCGTTTACGATCCGAAGAATCAAGAATTGCGAGTGGACGATCGCACCGTCCCCGCCCCGATGCGTGGCGGGAAACAAAAGCTGACGATCTATTGTGATCGTACTGGTGTGGAGGTCTTTGCGAGTGATGGTCTGTGCTATGTGCCACTGCCTTTCAACATGGACGCAACCAACAATCGATTGCACTTTGAAGTTCGTGGTGGCCAAGTTGACGTGCAGTCACTACGCGTACATGAACTGCGTTCGGCCTGGCCAGCAAAGTGA
- a CDS encoding helix-turn-helix domain-containing protein, with translation MNPKQFQQRFFESLADPSGIRSIFDYLPGIYFFVKDRQRRLVTASAMILERLGMDNEADFIGKIDEEVYPKQLAAAYRADDEWVFQSAKPLVNRLEVWLDEDRRPDWCVTTKLPLFGKPLSDQQPAPVVGLMGISRRDLDREVLRPVNEATQAVDYLRTRLDRIVSAEELAKGIGTSVRTLNRKINETFGIPPYELMLRMRIQSAAESLLRSDEEICRIAVDHGFCDQSTFTQHFRKRMGMTPRQFRLAHR, from the coding sequence ATGAACCCCAAGCAATTTCAGCAGCGTTTTTTCGAGAGTTTGGCTGATCCATCGGGGATTCGCAGCATTTTCGACTACCTTCCCGGCATCTACTTTTTTGTGAAGGATCGTCAGCGGCGCCTCGTTACCGCCAGTGCGATGATCCTTGAACGCTTGGGGATGGACAACGAAGCCGACTTCATCGGAAAGATTGACGAAGAGGTTTACCCAAAACAATTGGCGGCGGCGTATCGGGCGGACGATGAATGGGTCTTCCAATCAGCCAAGCCTTTAGTCAATCGATTGGAAGTCTGGCTGGACGAAGACCGTCGCCCGGATTGGTGCGTGACGACGAAGCTGCCTTTATTTGGAAAGCCACTTTCGGATCAGCAGCCAGCCCCCGTGGTCGGGTTGATGGGAATCTCACGCCGCGACCTCGATCGAGAGGTTCTACGACCGGTCAATGAAGCGACTCAAGCGGTGGACTATCTACGCACTCGTCTTGATCGAATCGTTTCGGCGGAGGAACTGGCCAAAGGGATCGGCACATCGGTGCGGACTTTGAATCGTAAGATCAACGAAACCTTTGGCATCCCTCCCTATGAATTAATGTTGCGAATGCGAATCCAATCGGCCGCCGAGTCATTGCTCCGTTCTGATGAAGAGATCTGCCGCATTGCTGTTGACCACGGCTTTTGCGATCAAAGCACGTTCACACAACACTTCCGAAAACGCATGGGTATGACCCCACGCCAATTCCGACTCGCCCACCGCTAA